The following are encoded in a window of uncultured Ilyobacter sp. genomic DNA:
- the glmS gene encoding methylaspartate mutase subunit S, whose product MKKNGKKVVIGVIGSDCHAVGNKIIDHVLNEQGFEVVNIGVLSPQEDFINAAVETGADAIIVSSLYGHGELDCQGLREKCEEAGLKDILLYVGGNIVVGKQVWEEVEKRFKEMGYNRVYKPGTPIELTAIDLKKDLGIA is encoded by the coding sequence ATGAAAAAAAATGGAAAGAAAGTTGTAATCGGAGTAATAGGATCTGACTGTCATGCCGTAGGAAACAAAATTATTGACCACGTACTTAATGAGCAAGGATTTGAGGTTGTAAACATTGGAGTATTATCTCCACAAGAAGATTTCATCAATGCAGCAGTAGAAACTGGAGCTGACGCAATCATCGTATCGTCTTTATACGGACATGGAGAGCTTGACTGCCAAGGGTTAAGAGAGAAATGTGAAGAAGCTGGACTAAAAGATATCCTACTTTACGTTGGAGGAAACATCGTAGTTGGTAAACAGGTTTGGGAAGAAGTAGAAAAAAGATTTAAAGAAATGGGATACAACAGAGTATACAAACCAGGAACGCCTATTGAATTAACAGCTATAGACCTTAAAAAAGATTTAGGAATCGCATAA
- the msrA gene encoding peptide-methionine (S)-S-oxide reductase MsrA has product MNKVVLFLIISIFSFATEKEAYFAGGCFWCMEPPFEKLPGVVSVISGYSGGHIENPSYKEVSSGKTGHRETVKISYEDSIISYPELLEVFWRQIDPTDPGGQFVDRGFQYSSAVYYVNEKQKSQALESLRSLENSKKFEKKIVTEIVEFKNFYPAEEYHQDYYKKNKLRYKYYRYHSGRDRFLNSIWQ; this is encoded by the coding sequence ATGAATAAAGTTGTTCTTTTTTTAATAATTTCTATATTTTCATTTGCTACAGAAAAAGAGGCATATTTTGCAGGAGGGTGCTTTTGGTGCATGGAACCTCCCTTTGAAAAACTACCTGGAGTCGTATCTGTGATCTCTGGTTATTCAGGAGGTCATATTGAGAATCCATCCTATAAGGAAGTTTCATCAGGTAAAACAGGGCATCGTGAGACCGTAAAAATATCCTATGAGGATTCTATTATCAGTTATCCTGAACTTTTAGAGGTGTTTTGGAGACAGATTGATCCTACTGACCCAGGAGGACAGTTCGTAGACAGAGGTTTTCAATATTCATCTGCTGTCTACTATGTTAATGAAAAACAAAAATCCCAGGCACTTGAATCACTTAGATCCCTTGAAAATTCAAAAAAATTTGAAAAAAAAATTGTAACTGAGATTGTAGAGTTTAAAAATTTTTACCCTGCCGAAGAATATCATCAAGATTATTATAAAAAAAATAAGCTCCGTTATAAATACTACAGATATCATTCTGGAAGAGACCGCTTCCTAAATTCGATTTGGCAGTAG